Proteins encoded together in one Bacillota bacterium window:
- a CDS encoding extracellular solute-binding protein: MRRMEKTMVCLVFIGVLLIGQVAAAKTLTIAGWFPAPEKYIEMFEEQTGIDVEYIYVPDSRAYLERVVLWGIGDTLPDVLFVPYWGVNSLASHGLLRPIDDLLAADEAYLFDFLPQGLEAFRRDGGLYGLPFELNPDVVIFDPRPFEERAVLTPSQQVKNGTWTPQSLVDSARKLTELTPDESTYISIGMVTWSDQLNRLAPYVWMFGGELVSETGEEFLIGTIETKEALEEIARYFQEKIFLSVAYRTAYNLDHWEILVGNRTGMRGCDIPLLGDIASQNPQLAAVVGVVPYPMGINGEPTTGLTIHGVGITPTSQQVEEAWSFIRMILDVPSDGASIPVRQSQFGDWIQRVDTAFPGIDALSLMQQLNAGMRLGPRILSQDMEYVVRTYIHRAMIGRISVVQAIENALAQLSALQ; encoded by the coding sequence ATGCGAAGAATGGAAAAAACGATGGTGTGCCTTGTGTTCATTGGTGTGCTTTTAATCGGCCAGGTGGCCGCAGCCAAGACTTTAACGATAGCCGGATGGTTCCCGGCGCCGGAGAAGTATATCGAAATGTTTGAAGAGCAGACGGGGATCGATGTGGAATACATCTACGTTCCCGATAGCCGTGCCTATCTTGAGCGGGTGGTGCTGTGGGGTATTGGCGACACGTTGCCGGATGTTCTTTTCGTTCCCTATTGGGGCGTTAACTCCCTGGCCAGTCACGGTCTTTTGCGTCCCATCGATGATCTGCTAGCCGCGGATGAAGCGTATCTGTTTGACTTCCTCCCCCAGGGCTTGGAAGCCTTCCGACGGGACGGCGGCCTTTACGGCTTACCTTTCGAGCTGAATCCGGACGTGGTCATCTTCGACCCCCGTCCCTTTGAGGAAAGGGCCGTGCTCACCCCCAGTCAGCAGGTGAAGAACGGTACCTGGACTCCCCAGAGCCTGGTGGACAGTGCTCGCAAGCTTACGGAGCTGACCCCCGATGAATCCACCTATATTTCCATCGGTATGGTCACTTGGTCAGATCAGTTGAACCGACTGGCTCCCTATGTCTGGATGTTCGGTGGGGAACTGGTGAGTGAGACCGGAGAGGAATTCCTCATCGGCACGATTGAGACCAAGGAAGCCTTGGAAGAGATCGCTAGATATTTTCAAGAAAAAATCTTCCTGTCGGTGGCCTACCGTACCGCCTACAACCTTGATCATTGGGAGATCCTCGTGGGCAATCGCACCGGAATGCGCGGTTGTGATATTCCTCTGCTGGGAGATATTGCTTCCCAAAATCCCCAGTTGGCGGCGGTGGTTGGTGTAGTGCCCTATCCTATGGGCATTAACGGCGAGCCCACCACCGGTTTGACCATCCACGGTGTAGGTATTACCCCCACCAGTCAACAGGTGGAGGAAGCGTGGTCCTTCATTCGTATGATCCTCGATGTTCCCTCGGATGGGGCATCGATCCCAGTACGGCAATCCCAATTCGGTGACTGGATCCAACGGGTGGACACCGCTTTCCCCGGCATCGATGCACTGTCCTTGATGCAGCAGTTGAATGCCGGGATGCGCCTGGGACCTCGGATCCTCAGCCAGGATATGGAGTATGTCGTGCGGACATACATTCACCGGGCTATGATCGGGCGCATTTCCGTGGTCCAGGCTATCGAAAACGCCTTGGCCCAACTGAGTGCCCTGCAGTAA
- a CDS encoding LamG domain-containing protein — translation MKDCGQPILVLIALLWMILVSGTVACGAEKDVLFHFIPSGAVGSPVTVQRADGANLDVLPRTTARTELTYGTSNPITGNQSIVFHNPNTGNDNGSFLYVPNRRELDLAYLDEFTIEVVLCPGELKNCVVLRRTAPGSSVGYVLAILTNGAFQFDLNSGWERLTLSSAVGMIQLGQWYHVAVTWDGVNATMYVDGRPVASGVFADWLDPVDAVLGIGAIVRDLNLNSTGQFFHGEISEIRITGKALAPVEFLRVR, via the coding sequence TTGAAGGACTGTGGACAACCGATCTTGGTTCTAATTGCGTTACTCTGGATGATCCTTGTTTCCGGGACTGTGGCCTGCGGGGCGGAGAAGGACGTGCTGTTTCACTTTATCCCGAGCGGAGCGGTGGGCAGCCCTGTGACGGTGCAGCGGGCCGATGGGGCTAACTTGGATGTCCTGCCCCGCACTACAGCCCGGACAGAGCTCACCTATGGTACGTCCAATCCCATCACTGGCAATCAGTCGATTGTCTTTCACAACCCCAATACGGGGAATGACAATGGTAGTTTCTTGTATGTGCCCAATCGGCGGGAACTGGATCTGGCCTATCTGGATGAGTTTACCATCGAAGTAGTCCTTTGTCCCGGTGAGCTTAAGAACTGCGTGGTCCTGCGTCGGACCGCCCCTGGTTCGTCGGTGGGCTACGTCCTCGCCATACTGACTAACGGAGCCTTTCAGTTTGATCTAAACTCCGGCTGGGAACGGCTAACCCTTTCCAGTGCCGTGGGCATGATCCAGTTAGGTCAATGGTATCATGTGGCGGTGACTTGGGATGGGGTCAATGCTACCATGTATGTGGATGGTCGCCCCGTAGCCAGTGGGGTCTTTGCCGATTGGCTAGACCCGGTGGATGCGGTGTTGGGCATTGGGGCCATTGTGCGGGATCTTAACCTAAACAGTACCGGACAGTTCTTCCATGGGGAAATCAGTGAGATCCGGATTACAGGTAAGGCCCTCGCCCCGGTGGAGTTCCTGCGGGTGCGTTAA